From Verrucomicrobiia bacterium, one genomic window encodes:
- a CDS encoding cohesin domain-containing protein: MNTFTTLLHRTLLGYKRQGNRSKALLWTILGVLILLALPVAIRKQQIDTLKQSRMYFLPPTTDIIPGEVFPVEVRIQTNGTPVNAVSAHVQFKSQFLEVVNMTTEKSFCTFYLDNSFDNIKGEVNVSCGIPNPGFLGDTVVVRMNMRAKAVGSTTVTLDPERSQVLANDGKGTNIAQELPDLPLTVKPIL, encoded by the coding sequence ATGAATACCTTCACCACCCTTCTTCATCGCACCCTACTTGGCTACAAGCGCCAGGGTAACCGCTCCAAGGCTTTGCTGTGGACCATTCTAGGCGTGCTCATACTCCTTGCCCTCCCGGTGGCTATCCGGAAACAGCAGATAGACACGCTCAAGCAGTCCCGCATGTACTTTCTTCCGCCGACTACCGATATTATTCCGGGAGAAGTTTTTCCTGTCGAAGTGCGTATTCAAACAAACGGCACACCTGTGAACGCGGTCTCCGCACACGTGCAATTCAAGTCCCAGTTCCTGGAAGTGGTGAATATGACCACCGAGAAATCGTTCTGCACGTTTTATCTGGACAATAGCTTTGATAACATAAAGGGAGAAGTAAATGTGTCGTGCGGCATTCCCAATCCTGGCTTCCTCGGTGACACCGTAGTAGTGCGCATGAATATGCGCGCAAAAGCGGTTGGCTCCACCACCGTCACCCTTGATCCCGAACGTAGCCAAGTACTGGCTAATGACGGAAAAGGCACCAACATTGCACAAGAACTTCCCGATCTTCCCCTTACGGTTAAACCGATTCTCTAG